Within Dictyostelium discoideum AX4 chromosome 4 chromosome, whole genome shotgun sequence, the genomic segment AACACAGACGACTGAATATGTTGTACTACCAATTGCAACTTTTGATTTACCATCTACACAAGTGAATTCATTTGAAGAAGTAGGAGTTGCAGCACATTTTGTATCTTGAGCACCAAATTGATTAAATGTAAACTTTGAAGTAGAACCAGTTACTGGTAATACATTAAGAATTGAACCACAAGCAGATTGGCAAGTATTAACCTTTAATTCAACTGGTGTTGTTACACATGGAGAGCTAGCTTCTGAATTTGTAACTTGAAAATTTGAGAAAGTTTCAGCTGCGTTTGAAGAAGCAAAAACtgcaacaattaataataataatgatttagtaaatttcatttttgtttttgattttttttattggaatttattaatatggtataatttgtttttaaatatatattttttttttttataattttttttttttttcaaagtgTTCTATTTATActcaaaaaattttcaataatttattttatttttatttatttttttttattttcaattatttggTATTAACACGTTGGCAATAAacctatttttatttttcatccaggattttaaaaaaaaaaaataaaaaccaagattagtttttgatttttactAGAAAAATGCAAGCAAggcaaattttattttttaccttttttttttttttttttttttttttttttttttcgtgaTGAAATCTTTGATTAGGCAAATATAAAATGagaaactttttattttatctgaaaaacaaaattaagaCTTTATTActtgaaaaaaacaaaacagtattatttttagtttttttttattttttttatttttttttttttttgttgtaaaaattaaaatataattataccAAAACCCAAAAAaggtttaaaattaattagattgttttttaaaataatattcctttttaatttccttaaattgaaatcaaaaaatttcttttttaaacagtataattttttattatttattgttaaaattgtgagcgaatttataaattaaatattttttattttttaagtatgaaaatatttttaattttataacttTTCAAAAGCAAAAagtaaaatgaaattgttttaaataactaataataataaaatatattatttataaagcTAACATTGAGAGTAAAGCAAGGGCAAAAAGAGCAAAGCTAGCACCAATTCTGGTAGAATCAGAAGAGTCAGACTCTGAAGAGTTTGTTTTATCTGGAACACAAACAACTGAGTATGTTGTACTTCCAATTGCAACTTTTGATTTACCATCTACACAAGTAAATTCATTTGAAGAAGTAGGAGTTGCAGCACATTTTGTATCTTGAGCACCAAATTGATTAAATGTAAACTTTGAAGTTGAACCGGTCACTGGTAATACATTAAGAATTGAACCACATGCAGATTGGCAAGTATTAACCTTTAATTCAACTGGTGTTGTTACACATGGAGAGTTGGCATCTGAATTTGTAACTTGAAAATTTGAGAAAGTTTCAGCTGCGTTTGAAGAAGCAAAAACtgcaacaattaataataataatgatttagtaaatttcattttgtatttgatttttttgttggaatttatttatatggtataatttgtttttaaatatatttttttttattattttttttttttaaaatgttttatttatactcaaaaaaattatttttttttatttttcaaatatttggTATTAACACGTTGGtaataaactttattttacttttcaTCCttgatttcaaaaaaaataaaaaccaagATTTGTTTTcgatttttaattgaaaaatgcAAGCAAagcaaattttttttttttttttttttttttttttcatgatGAAATCTTTGTTTATGCAagtttaaaattagaaacttttttattttatctgaaaaacaaaattagGACTACTATTACttgaaataaaataccattttattatttttttttttaaacatattTTGGTTgtagtaaatttaaaaataaaatatattaaaaaacaaatcaaggtataaaattaatattatactattttttaaataatattccGTTTTTTTccttaaattattatcaaaaattgctttttttaaattcgtataattttttattatttattatcaaaactgtgaatttttcatatttttatttttttataattttataacttATCacaatttttcaaaaacaaactatccaatgaaattgttttaattaattaatcttaataaaatatattattttttttatttgttttatgtTTTATAAAGCTAACATTGAGAGTAAAGCAAGGGCAAAAAGGGCAAAGCTAGCACCAATTCTGGTAGAATCAGAAGAGTCAGACTCTGAAGAGTTTGTTTTGTCTGGAACACAAACAACTGAGTATGTTGTAGTACCAATTGCAACTTTTGATTTACCATCTACACAAGTGAATTCATTTGAAGAAGTAGGAGTTGCAGCACATTTTGTATCTTGAGCACCAAATTGATTAAATGTAAACTTTGAGGTAGAACCAGTTACTGGTAATACATTAAGAATTGAATCGCATGCAGATTGGCAAGTATTAACCTTTAATTCAACTGGTGTTGTTACACATGGAGAGCTAGCTTCTGAATTTGTAACTTGAAAATTTGAGAAAGTTTCAGCTGCATTTGAAGAAGCAATAATTgctacaattaataataataaagaattatttaatttcatttttgttttttaaaataatatttttttttataatttttctttttgattgGTGCTCTATTTAtacttaaaatttttatttctatttttttatttttggtattGACACGTAGTtgaagtttatttttatctctAAATCctggttttttaaaaaaaaagattagttTTCGATTTTTACTTGAAAAATGCTAGCAAggcaaattattttaaacacgcttatattatttttttttttctttataatgAAATCTTTGATATGAAAATTATAAGGagaaactttttatttatttgaaagttgtttttttttcaattttacatttttattttattaatggtTTGAGACAATtcacaattaaaaaactaataatagaaaaaaaaaaatccagccaaaaaaaaaaaaaacaaataaaaagcTACacaaaaaagattattttttaaattatatattttattataatttttttttttttttttattctttatacatataaaactattaaatgtATAAAAGAGAtaatattatgattattttggttttggtttttttttttttttttttttttttttttaattaattaactaatatttaatagaggaagaatttgataaatttggattattatcatGGAATTTTTTCAAAGCATGAGATAATTTCATATTTAATAACATGTTTACATTAGGATCATCGACTGGAATTACTTTAGATTTAACATCGCGATCTAATAAACCAAGATTTTGAGGTGGGTCAAATTCTAAAAGAACACCATCATCTAccatttcatttgatttaatgaatttgaaaggAATTTGGAAGAGGAAAGAACTATGTAAGAAATTCTTTTTAGATTTTGATAAGATAATTCTATGATCAGAGATGATGATGGTACATTCTTGATTGATGATATGATGCCAAATGTAACTATCAGAAGCATGTTTACCTTTGTGAGCGGTTTTCAAAAGGAACCAACCTTCACTTTCAACTTCATCGAATGGACGTAAAACGTTATCATGAGAAAAGCATCTTGGAGGACGAACACGTTCTGCTTGACTTTGAAGATTTGTAGTGTTTTTAATACCTTCGGTTGTTTTAGTTGCTAAATCGATTACGGCGGTAGTTGGTTTAACTGCAACACCTACAACACCTTGAGCTAAACCTTTGGCAAAACCTGCGAAACCACCTTTCTTTGCACCTTCAACTGGTTTTGTAACGATACCTGTAATACCTTGAAGAATACCACGACCCAAACCAATACCACCCATTGCTAAACCTTCACCAACATGGGAAGGTTTACGAGCTTGATGTAATTTTCTTTCTTGAAGATATTTTTCATCAAATGAAAGAGTTGCAACACCAGTACCCAAAGTACCGGTTAACTTTGACAAAGTATTGAAAGTACCAAATACAGAGTTCTTTACAAAACTACTTGTACCTTTTGCTAAACCTTTAGTGAAGTCTGCTGGTGATTTAACTAAACCTTGAGCTGGCTCTACGAAAAAGTCATGAACACCAGTACCGAAATTTCTAAACAAACCAACAGGATTACCAAGGAAATCGACAGAACCTAAAATGTTATAAAATTGTCTGAGAGCTTGTTGAATGTATGATGTTTTAATCTTATCAATGATAGTTGATCTTGAAGTGAATGGATGTTCCATTAATAAACCTTGTAATGTAATTGGTGCACGATCTAATCTTGTCAATGATAAACCTAAACCTTCAACCAATGATAAAATCTTATGATTggatttaattaaaccatCATTTTGGAGAGCTAAAGTTAAATTGATCTTTATTGGATTCAAAACTAATAATGCGAAATAAAccattttaattgttgaagaATCTGAAGTTGGTGGTTCAATTGAGACAGCATTATATAGTGTTGATGTTAAACTATCAAGACCACTACCACTTTGTCTCATTTGACTACTTGTcattccattattattattattatttgaagcaTTATTTCCACGACCAAATGATGGAATTGAATCAACGAAATCTAAAACTTCTTTAATCCAATGATCTTCGAGTTCAATTGTCATCTCTTGAATTAAAGTTGAAAAGTATCTAAAgtaatcaatattatcaatggTAGATTTAATGATAACAGCATGTAAAAAGTCTTTTCTATGTTCTTTATCTGGTGAAACTGTATGAATGAGTACAGGGAAATCTGTTTTAATCAATTGATTATCAATTTGTAACTCTGCTAATTTAACCTCAACcgtattttcaattgaactTTGAGTTGCAATGATAAGGAAATCTTTCATTGAAATGTAAGCCAATTCCTTTGGTGTCTTATCGATAATTGAACAACCAATACCAGAGCAACGAATATTGAAATGATATTCACTCTGTGATTGTGATAAATTGACAGCTTTATTATCGGTCCAAGCTTTAATTGAACGGAATTTCTTTTCATTGGTAGAGAAGAGTAATACACGAGATGGACCATCGATTGTAATTGTAATGTAGAGATCAGTACGTTCATGTTGAAGTTTATAACCTTTAATCTTATTGACATTGATACGCTTTTTCAATGTTTTACCCTCTACAGCGACAGAGAGAACATATTCTGCAGATGGTTCATCCCAACCATAGCAAAGCTTTTCTTTTGGTTCAATATAATCGATATTCTCTGGTGAATCACGTTGGAAGAATGAGATTTTGAATTGAGTATCATTTTGAATGATATAAGGTGGACTTTCTTTACTTGAAAGTGGAATTCTAATGAAATGAGTACCTTGTTTCTCTTTGATATTCACATGGAATAAGAGAGAATCGTGATCAGGACGTTCGGTATTTCTACTCTTTACAACGTAATCACTAATGGAATCAACAAAGAAACCACCTGACCAACGCCATTCTTGAGGATTCTTTTCATTGGTAATTGGTCTAATtgaaatctttttattttcaacattCTCTTCCCAATGGAATGGTTTATATTCACCAGGATCTAATCTTAGTTCACCTAGTAATCTAACAGGATTTGAAACACCTTTACCATTACTACCTGAACTACTACTCAAACCACTACCACTGAAATTGAGTGCCATCTTATCGATACCATCGATAGTACTAACACATTGAGCAACTAGAATTGGGAATGGTAAATCATTGCAAATTACATTCTTTGGTACAAAAGTGACGGTTTTAGAGAGACGGAATCTTTCATTTGGACAGAAATCAACTTTGTATGAGAGTTCATAAGTACGAGTTGGGTTTGTTAAAAAGATAGTATTTGGATTACCAACTGCAGAGATTGGGAATTTCTCACAGAAACTCTTATTCATTGGTTGTTCAGCTTGTAATGGAATACGAGCACGAATTGTGTTGTTACTATAGAGCACTGGTGGTCGTGGTAATTGATCTGGTAAATTGGGTGGTACCAATAGTACTTGATTATCGGATAACTTGACTTCAATTGGTAAGAGGGAATTATTGACTAACCAATATTGACAATAAAATGATAGAGTACGAACGCCTTTAATCAATTCGGTACGTTCAAT encodes:
- the ponC4 gene encoding ponticulin-related protein — its product is MKFTKSLLLLIVAVFASSNAAETFSNFQVTNSEASSPCVTTPVELKVNTCQSACGSILNVLPVTGSTSKFTFNQFGAQDTKCAATPTSSNEFTCVDGKSKVAIGSTTYSVVCVPDKTNSSESDSSDSTRIGASFALAAAALLSMIAL
- the ponC3 gene encoding ponticulin-related protein, whose translation is MKFTKSLLLLIVAVFASSNAAETFSNFQVTNSDANSPCVTTPVELKVNTCQSACGSILNVLPVTGSTSKFTFNQFGAQDTKCAATPTSSNEFTCVDGKSKVAIGSTTYSVVCVPDKTNSSESDSSDSTRIGASFALFALALLSMLAL
- the ponC5 gene encoding ponticulin-related protein; this encodes MKLNNSLLLLIVAIIASSNAAETFSNFQVTNSEASSPCVTTPVELKVNTCQSACDSILNVLPVTGSTSKFTFNQFGAQDTKCAATPTSSNEFTCVDGKSKVAIGTTTYSVVCVPDKTNSSESDSSDSTRIGASFALFALALLSMLAL